Proteins from one Legionella taurinensis genomic window:
- the hemC gene encoding hydroxymethylbilane synthase, translating into MMTKNIRLATRASKLALIQAEIVKSRLEQFLDKRTTVSIVPLTTQGDRDLTKPLHEIGGKGIFIKEIEQALLDDLADIAVHSLKDITTNLAKGLQLSGYLKPEGQRDVLVFKENDVTFDTLPEGALIATGSLRRKALLKYLRPDIQTLPIRGNVLTRLDKIKEMPVQGILLSEAGLIRLELTDLIQEALDPTRFIPAPGQGVIALQTRQGDEFAIDCCQAINDSHQELISTSDLHFLSHVGLDCKAPLGLYTTEEGDSLRMKLFLSNEKLTHFYLNEVDFPKKDRLRAIDELARNTLEWLKAHGH; encoded by the coding sequence ATGATGACAAAGAACATTCGTTTGGCTACACGAGCATCGAAACTGGCCCTGATTCAGGCCGAGATTGTAAAAAGCAGGCTGGAGCAGTTTCTCGACAAGCGCACAACCGTCTCGATCGTGCCTTTAACCACCCAAGGCGACAGGGATTTAACCAAACCCCTGCATGAAATTGGCGGTAAGGGGATTTTTATTAAGGAAATAGAACAGGCATTGCTTGATGATCTGGCGGATATCGCGGTGCATAGCCTGAAGGACATTACCACCAATCTTGCCAAAGGGTTGCAGTTGTCGGGGTATTTAAAACCGGAAGGGCAGCGGGATGTTCTGGTGTTTAAAGAAAACGATGTGACATTCGATACCTTGCCGGAAGGGGCCCTCATTGCCACCGGCAGTTTAAGACGCAAAGCCCTGTTGAAGTATTTACGTCCGGATATCCAGACGCTTCCCATTCGTGGCAATGTATTGACCCGCCTGGATAAAATAAAAGAAATGCCCGTTCAGGGAATCCTGTTATCGGAAGCAGGGTTGATTCGCCTTGAATTAACCGATCTGATTCAGGAGGCACTCGATCCCACGCGTTTTATTCCGGCACCAGGGCAAGGGGTTATCGCGTTGCAAACCCGTCAAGGGGATGAGTTCGCCATCGACTGTTGTCAAGCCATCAATGACAGCCATCAGGAGCTGATCTCCACCTCCGATCTTCATTTTTTAAGTCATGTAGGCCTCGACTGCAAAGCGCCGCTGGGTTTATATACCACGGAAGAGGGAGATTCATTAAGGATGAAATTGTTTTTGTCCAATGAAAAACTCACTCATTTTTATCTCAATGAAGTGGATTTCCCCAAAAAAGACCGTTTACGAGCCATCGATGAATTGGCCAGGAACACCTTGGAGTGGCTTAAAGCGCATGGACACTAA
- a CDS encoding uroporphyrinogen-III synthase → MDTNPLPLDNRRIILLRSAEKSQKIADMVRKWGGTPLFHPVLDLVPTSFLEKITSEFIKAHDTIIFASANAVDFFLTRLQQETDNPQGLLVNHRIIPVGQETANHLLSLHIKPSLVPDEYSQEGILAALPHNLDGWRILLPNNLDSRKHLEDVLRERHAKVTALPVYQSVPVSHASPLTLKDHDFIVFSSSLIARFFFESQGELPHIIPVALGQSTLQTINNYYDGNVLLPRESSLAGTIEAIRVYCEQKAEHP, encoded by the coding sequence ATGGACACTAACCCGCTTCCCTTGGACAATCGGCGTATTATCCTGCTTCGCAGTGCGGAGAAAAGCCAGAAAATAGCCGACATGGTCAGAAAATGGGGCGGGACGCCCCTGTTTCATCCGGTGCTGGACTTAGTTCCCACATCATTTCTTGAAAAAATCACCAGCGAGTTCATCAAGGCGCATGACACCATCATCTTTGCAAGCGCCAATGCCGTCGATTTTTTTCTTACCCGGCTTCAACAAGAGACTGACAATCCTCAGGGACTTCTGGTCAATCACCGCATCATTCCGGTAGGCCAGGAAACAGCCAACCATTTGCTTTCCCTGCACATTAAGCCGTCTTTGGTACCTGATGAATACAGCCAGGAAGGCATTCTCGCGGCTTTACCGCATAATCTGGACGGATGGAGAATATTGCTGCCCAATAACCTCGATTCAAGAAAGCATCTGGAAGACGTGTTGCGCGAACGCCACGCCAAAGTGACGGCACTCCCTGTTTACCAGAGTGTGCCGGTCTCCCACGCGTCGCCTCTGACACTGAAGGACCATGATTTTATCGTGTTCAGCAGCAGCCTGATTGCCAGATTTTTTTTTGAATCCCAGGGGGAATTACCCCACATTATTCCAGTGGCTCTGGGGCAGTCAACGCTTCAAACCATTAACAACTATTATGATGGCAATGTCTTGTTGCCCAGAGAAAGTTCACTGGCAGGGACCATAGAAGCCATCCGGGTTTATTGTGAACAGAAGGCTGAACACCCGTAG
- the hemL gene encoding glutamate-1-semialdehyde 2,1-aminomutase: protein MTLSTQYFEQAQALFPGGVNSPVRAFKSVGGTPVFFKEGRGAYLIDVDGHEYIDYVGSWGPMILGHCNKAVIEAAREALGHFLSFGAPSVQEIQLGERITELMPALEKIRMMNSGTEAAMTAIRLARGYTGRNKIIKFKGCYHGHSDCLLAKAGSGVLTLGIPSTPGVPASVTEHTLIANYNRLDEVAMLFDTYSEDIAAIIVEPICGNMGFVLPEDGFLQGLRALCDQHNAVLIFDEVMTGFRVALGGAQSLFNIRPDLTTLGKVIGGGMPVGALGGRADIMDCLAPVGGVYQAGTLSGNPFVMTVGLATINQLTEPGFFDRLSQTTESLIQGFNDLGERLGVPLHGASRGGMFGYFFNPDKRIANFDDVAKGDETLFNLFFHGMLNKGVYLAPSMFEAGFVSICHGRQEIEKTLSAAEDTLKETLKK from the coding sequence ATGACCTTATCTACTCAATACTTTGAACAGGCACAAGCCCTTTTCCCGGGCGGTGTGAACTCCCCGGTGAGAGCCTTTAAGTCAGTGGGTGGAACACCTGTTTTTTTTAAGGAAGGGCGAGGGGCTTATCTGATCGATGTCGATGGCCATGAATACATTGATTATGTCGGATCCTGGGGACCCATGATTTTAGGGCATTGCAATAAGGCGGTGATTGAAGCGGCCCGTGAAGCGCTGGGTCATTTTTTAAGTTTTGGCGCACCGAGCGTACAGGAAATACAATTAGGGGAACGAATCACCGAATTGATGCCTGCCCTTGAAAAAATCCGCATGATGAATTCGGGCACGGAGGCGGCAATGACCGCCATTCGGCTGGCGCGGGGCTACACCGGACGCAATAAAATCATTAAATTCAAAGGCTGTTACCATGGTCACAGCGATTGCCTGCTGGCAAAAGCCGGATCGGGTGTGTTGACCTTAGGCATCCCCTCAACCCCGGGTGTTCCGGCCAGCGTGACCGAACATACGCTCATTGCCAATTACAACCGGTTGGATGAGGTGGCCATGCTGTTTGACACTTACAGTGAGGATATCGCCGCCATCATTGTCGAGCCCATCTGCGGCAACATGGGATTTGTATTGCCTGAGGATGGGTTTTTGCAAGGGCTTAGGGCCTTATGCGACCAGCACAACGCCGTATTGATATTTGATGAAGTGATGACCGGATTTCGGGTGGCCTTAGGCGGTGCGCAATCCCTGTTTAACATCAGGCCGGACCTGACTACCCTCGGTAAAGTCATCGGCGGCGGGATGCCGGTGGGGGCGTTGGGCGGCCGTGCGGACATCATGGACTGCCTGGCCCCGGTAGGTGGCGTTTACCAGGCTGGAACCCTGTCGGGTAATCCCTTTGTCATGACCGTGGGGTTGGCTACGATTAATCAATTGACTGAGCCTGGCTTTTTTGACCGTCTCTCGCAAACCACGGAGTCATTAATCCAGGGCTTTAACGATCTGGGCGAGCGGCTGGGGGTTCCTCTGCATGGTGCTTCGAGAGGGGGGATGTTTGGTTACTTTTTTAACCCCGATAAACGGATTGCCAATTTTGATGATGTGGCAAAGGGCGATGAAACCTTATTTAACCTTTTTTTCCATGGCATGCTTAACAAAGGAGTCTACCTGGCTCCCTCCATGTTTGAGGCCGGATTTGTTTCCATCTGCCATGGCCGTCAGGAGATAGAAAAAACCTTGTCGGCGGCTGAAGATACTTTAAAAGAAACCCTGAAAAAATAA
- a CDS encoding ABC transporter ATP-binding protein, whose translation MSQQQPVLQAVALNKVLDLRPQPVQLVRGVDLAIYPGEFVTITGPSGSGKSSLLFLLGLLDKPTSGTLIIDNQVTNQMNAEQLAQLRLEKIGFVFQFHFLIQEFTAIENVLLPMRKLNRYGESAAYDRAKSLLAHFGLEKKINRRPNELSGGERQRVAIARALANNPAIIIADEPTGNLDSTNAEIVINLLTTLAHEEQKAVLVVTHNLDYARTADKDIKLMDGALRDTGGA comes from the coding sequence ATGAGCCAGCAACAACCCGTACTGCAAGCGGTAGCATTAAATAAAGTCCTGGACCTGAGACCGCAACCCGTTCAGTTGGTAAGAGGGGTGGATCTGGCCATCTACCCCGGGGAATTTGTCACCATCACCGGGCCATCCGGATCGGGTAAATCCTCCCTGCTTTTTCTATTGGGGCTGCTGGACAAACCCACCTCCGGCACCTTGATCATTGACAACCAGGTCACCAATCAAATGAATGCGGAACAATTGGCGCAGTTGCGGCTTGAAAAAATAGGCTTTGTGTTTCAATTTCATTTTCTGATCCAGGAATTTACGGCCATTGAAAATGTCTTGTTGCCGATGCGAAAACTCAATCGCTACGGAGAAAGCGCAGCTTATGATCGGGCCAAAAGCCTGTTGGCTCATTTTGGGCTTGAGAAAAAAATCAACCGCCGACCCAATGAACTTTCAGGAGGAGAACGGCAACGCGTGGCCATAGCCAGAGCATTGGCGAATAATCCCGCCATTATTATCGCGGATGAACCGACAGGAAACCTAGACTCCACGAATGCCGAAATCGTCATCAATCTGTTGACGACGCTTGCGCATGAGGAACAAAAAGCCGTGCTGGTGGTCACTCACAACCTGGATTACGCCAGGACTGCCGATAAAGACATTAAGCTGATGGACGGGGCCCTCCGCGATACCGGCGGCGCTTAA
- a CDS encoding ABC transporter permease yields MFFLLSIANKYLNYHRRATIVAVLGVAIGVGFYIALAALLQGLQQYFTEQVINNSPHIVLKDEFRTVSKQPSELYFTNPDNVQMMGLKPKNDNRGIRGSQKIISGLTQRADIEISPVLSEEIFLQVGSRTVTALLYGIIPKKEEKITHLNEQLLNGAKLSDFYTTPNGIILGEGLARKLGVKQGDSLFATSNQGNKLNTKVIGLFRSGIASQDDQHCYMLLNKVQVLVKKKNTLNQIKMRVTGDVQQANTIAKEIENTYLYKTQSWQELNQNIFRVFTIQNGVLYTCTAALLAIALFSMYNIISTIVNEKKKDIAILKSMGFQVTDIRTIFLLQGITIGVTGCLLGWLIGFTLVEGLSAIRFENSGFTRTQGFVLNKSYSNYLISAFFAFSISILAAILPARKASALLPVDIIRGDT; encoded by the coding sequence ATGTTCTTCCTGTTGTCGATTGCAAACAAGTATTTAAATTATCATCGCCGGGCAACCATCGTGGCGGTGCTTGGGGTAGCGATTGGGGTGGGATTCTACATCGCACTCGCGGCCCTGCTGCAGGGACTGCAACAGTATTTTACCGAGCAGGTGATTAATAACTCGCCGCATATTGTCCTGAAAGACGAGTTCCGTACCGTGTCCAAACAACCGTCCGAACTCTATTTTACCAATCCGGATAATGTCCAGATGATGGGTTTAAAACCCAAAAACGATAACCGCGGCATCCGCGGCTCTCAAAAGATCATCAGCGGCTTGACGCAGCGGGCAGACATTGAAATATCCCCGGTATTGAGTGAGGAAATCTTTTTACAGGTGGGCAGCCGGACGGTGACTGCGTTGTTGTATGGCATCATTCCTAAAAAAGAAGAAAAGATCACCCACCTCAATGAACAACTCCTCAACGGCGCCAAATTATCGGATTTCTATACCACGCCCAATGGCATTATTCTCGGCGAGGGACTGGCCAGAAAGCTTGGCGTTAAACAAGGGGACAGCCTGTTTGCGACATCCAATCAGGGAAATAAACTGAACACCAAAGTCATCGGCTTATTCCGCAGTGGCATAGCCTCTCAGGACGATCAGCACTGTTACATGCTGCTGAATAAGGTTCAGGTGTTGGTTAAGAAAAAAAACACGTTAAACCAGATTAAAATGCGGGTGACTGGCGATGTCCAACAAGCCAACACCATTGCCAAGGAGATTGAAAACACGTATTTGTATAAAACCCAAAGCTGGCAAGAGCTTAATCAAAACATTTTTAGAGTCTTCACCATTCAGAATGGTGTGCTGTACACCTGTACCGCGGCCTTGTTGGCCATCGCTCTGTTCAGTATGTACAACATTATTTCCACCATCGTCAATGAAAAAAAGAAAGACATCGCCATACTAAAATCCATGGGTTTTCAGGTAACCGACATTCGAACCATTTTTTTACTTCAGGGCATCACCATCGGCGTGACCGGCTGTCTGCTGGGTTGGTTAATCGGTTTTACCCTGGTGGAAGGCTTATCCGCCATTCGCTTTGAGAACTCTGGGTTTACCCGAACACAAGGGTTTGTTCTGAACAAAAGTTACTCCAATTACCTCATCTCCGCTTTTTTTGCTTTCAGCATCTCCATCTTGGCGGCCATCCTGCCCGCTCGAAAGGCCTCGGCGTTATTGCCAGTCGATATTATTCGGGGGGACACCTGA
- a CDS encoding efflux RND transporter periplasmic adaptor subunit, whose product MKKIVFMALFLLVGFSLYFFLRTKEIETIQPRVEKAEKIVYATGEVEPVKWAKIAASKTATVEQINVVEGQEIKAGQVLAYQNNRVEKAALTSFLSRLDYLKKENERYQTLLKKNLVSVTAAEEALSNYEQALANYEGQKKLLDRITLVSPIDGILLRKDIELGELAKSGTTIFWVGKPKPLQITALVDEEDIPLVHIGQLVLIKSDAYPNQVMTGKIKKMTPKGDPETRQFRVRISLPNNTPLLIGMTVEINIVTEVVDDALMVPLSAVYEGKVFRKTAQGYEPIAVKTGITTLQKVQLISDNVKATDRLVLNPAQSLRH is encoded by the coding sequence ATGAAAAAAATAGTCTTCATGGCTTTATTTCTACTGGTTGGTTTCTCCCTTTACTTTTTTCTGCGTACGAAAGAAATAGAAACCATCCAACCCCGGGTAGAAAAAGCCGAAAAAATTGTCTATGCCACGGGCGAAGTCGAGCCGGTCAAGTGGGCCAAGATTGCGGCCAGCAAAACCGCAACGGTCGAACAAATCAATGTGGTCGAAGGCCAGGAAATTAAAGCAGGCCAGGTGTTGGCCTACCAGAATAACCGGGTTGAAAAAGCCGCACTGACAAGTTTTCTCTCACGACTGGATTACTTAAAAAAGGAAAATGAACGGTATCAGACGCTGCTCAAAAAAAATTTAGTCAGCGTCACTGCCGCAGAGGAAGCGCTTAGCAATTATGAACAGGCTCTGGCCAATTATGAGGGCCAGAAGAAATTGCTTGACCGGATAACACTGGTGTCACCCATTGACGGCATCCTGTTACGAAAAGACATTGAACTCGGTGAGCTGGCAAAAAGCGGCACCACCATTTTTTGGGTGGGCAAGCCCAAACCACTGCAAATCACCGCCCTCGTGGATGAGGAAGACATTCCCTTAGTGCACATTGGCCAATTGGTCCTCATTAAATCAGATGCCTACCCCAATCAGGTCATGACTGGGAAAATAAAGAAAATGACACCCAAGGGGGATCCTGAAACCCGCCAATTCCGGGTGCGGATCAGTCTGCCCAACAACACCCCGCTATTGATAGGCATGACAGTGGAAATCAACATCGTGACCGAGGTGGTGGATGATGCGCTGATGGTTCCCTTAAGCGCCGTCTATGAAGGGAAAGTCTTTCGTAAAACCGCACAGGGTTATGAACCGATTGCCGTAAAGACCGGCATTACCACCCTGCAAAAAGTCCAACTCATCAGCGACAATGTTAAAGCCACAGACCGTTTGGTATTAAATCCCGCCCAATCGTTGAGGCACTGA
- the hemJ gene encoding protoporphyrinogen oxidase HemJ, producing the protein MWFLWVKSFHIVAIVTWFGGLLYLPRLFVYHTQSTDQISIERFKIMERRLYYGIIYPAGITATVLGLILLYANWPYYLSQAWMHVKLTAVVILWAYHLLSGHYRRLFAEDKNTRSTLFFRAFNEFPTILLILIVIMVEVRPF; encoded by the coding sequence ATGTGGTTTTTATGGGTTAAATCATTTCACATCGTGGCCATTGTCACCTGGTTTGGCGGCTTGCTCTATTTACCCCGGTTATTCGTTTACCATACGCAAAGCACTGATCAAATCAGCATTGAGCGTTTTAAGATCATGGAGCGGCGTTTATATTACGGCATTATTTACCCTGCCGGCATTACAGCTACTGTCTTGGGTTTAATCCTGTTGTACGCCAATTGGCCTTATTACCTGTCCCAAGCCTGGATGCATGTCAAGCTCACAGCCGTGGTGATATTGTGGGCTTATCACCTGCTGTCCGGGCATTATCGGCGTTTGTTTGCTGAGGATAAAAATACCCGATCCACCCTTTTTTTTCGGGCGTTTAATGAATTTCCAACGATCCTGTTGATATTAATCGTCATTATGGTGGAAGTCCGGCCTTTTTAA
- a CDS encoding BLUF domain-containing protein yields MHLKQLIYTSKALPQVNTQDIEDIWEQSSANNKNCGITGVLLFNKFKFVQILEGDCAALSNLYNLITQDKRHHDVLLVGCQDIIERDFPFWSMGYIAEIMVNKSIILRYSPDEEFHPEQMRYESLRRMLIQLSASKMNMT; encoded by the coding sequence ATGCATTTAAAACAGTTGATTTACACCAGCAAAGCCTTGCCTCAGGTAAATACACAGGACATTGAAGACATCTGGGAGCAATCATCAGCGAATAATAAAAATTGCGGCATCACCGGTGTCTTACTGTTTAATAAGTTTAAATTTGTGCAGATACTGGAGGGTGATTGCGCCGCCCTTTCGAATTTGTATAATCTTATCACCCAGGATAAAAGGCATCATGATGTCTTACTGGTTGGCTGTCAAGACATCATCGAAAGGGATTTTCCCTTCTGGTCTATGGGATACATTGCTGAAATCATGGTCAATAAATCCATTATCCTGAGGTATTCGCCAGACGAGGAATTTCACCCTGAACAGATGAGATACGAGTCGTTAAGGCGCATGCTGATCCAACTGTCAGCCAGCAAGATGAACATGACTTGA
- the hemB gene encoding porphobilinogen synthase, producing the protein MSFFPATRLRRLRYNPGIRDLVRENHIQLDHLIYPLFVTHGKKIKKEISAMPGCFQFSKDMLLLELKEVVALGVNAVLLFGLPEHKDDLGSGAWNKEEVIPQAVAAIKKEFPELVVMTDLCFCEYTTHGHCGVVDNLLGHPDVNNDATLPLLAKQAVVHAEAGVDVVAPSGMMDGMIDSIRKGLDAAGFSHLPIMSYSAKYASSLYSPFRTAVDSMPSQGNRKSYQMDPANSAQAFSETALDIAEGADIVMVKPALFYLDIIAKMKMSFPHVPLAAYCVGGEYAMIKAAAKAGWINERDVVLEQTLAVKRAGADLIITYSARQIAAWLKSI; encoded by the coding sequence ATGTCTTTTTTCCCCGCTACCCGCCTGAGAAGACTGCGCTACAACCCCGGTATAAGAGACCTGGTACGAGAAAACCACATCCAGTTAGACCACCTGATTTACCCCCTTTTTGTGACTCACGGTAAAAAAATAAAAAAAGAAATATCGGCCATGCCGGGTTGTTTTCAATTCTCGAAAGACATGCTGCTACTGGAACTGAAGGAGGTCGTTGCCTTGGGTGTCAACGCGGTTCTATTATTCGGCCTGCCGGAGCATAAAGACGATCTGGGCTCCGGTGCCTGGAATAAAGAAGAAGTCATCCCTCAGGCGGTTGCCGCCATCAAAAAGGAATTTCCTGAATTAGTGGTGATGACCGATCTGTGTTTTTGCGAATACACCACCCACGGCCATTGCGGTGTGGTTGACAATCTGCTGGGTCATCCGGACGTTAACAACGATGCCACCCTGCCGCTGTTGGCAAAACAAGCCGTTGTCCATGCTGAAGCGGGCGTGGATGTCGTGGCGCCGAGCGGAATGATGGATGGCATGATTGATTCCATTCGCAAAGGATTAGATGCGGCCGGTTTTTCACATCTTCCCATTATGAGTTATTCCGCCAAATATGCCTCGTCCCTCTACAGTCCTTTTCGAACGGCGGTGGATTCGATGCCTTCGCAGGGCAATCGAAAATCCTATCAGATGGATCCGGCCAATAGTGCTCAAGCTTTCAGTGAAACCGCATTGGACATTGCCGAAGGCGCGGACATCGTGATGGTGAAGCCGGCGCTGTTCTATCTGGATATCATTGCCAAAATGAAAATGTCGTTTCCCCATGTCCCCTTGGCCGCTTATTGCGTGGGGGGGGAATACGCCATGATAAAAGCGGCAGCCAAAGCCGGGTGGATTAATGAGCGTGACGTGGTACTGGAACAGACGCTGGCAGTCAAAAGAGCCGGTGCGGATTTAATCATTACCTATTCAGCCAGGCAGATTGCGGCCTGGCTTAAATCGATCTGA
- the hemE gene encoding uroporphyrinogen decarboxylase produces the protein MDTNYRFIRALKREPVDKTPIWIMRQAGRYLPEYLKTRDKAGDFMTLCKTPELACEVTLQPITRYELDAAILFSDILTIPDAMGMGVSIIEQRGPVFAKTIQSAADVEELPSIDPGSELKYVMDAVQLIKSSLAGRLPLIGFSGSPFTLATYMVEGQATHAFYAIKKMLYSAPEVLHRLLTKLTVSIQSYLHAQISHGVDAVMVFDTWGGVLSTRDYQQFSLVYMQNIVHYLKHHAPDIPIILFTKGGGGWLETIAETGCQCVGLDWTTDINDAKRRVGKQVSLQGNLDPVTLLAPPSVIIEKTKQLLDDYGEGSGHVFNLGHGILPHIPPEHVTALVETVNDYSRKFHNNRM, from the coding sequence ATGGATACGAATTATCGATTCATTCGGGCATTAAAACGAGAGCCGGTGGATAAAACCCCCATCTGGATTATGAGGCAGGCCGGGCGGTATTTACCGGAATACTTAAAGACCCGCGACAAGGCCGGTGATTTTATGACGCTTTGCAAAACGCCCGAGTTGGCCTGCGAAGTGACCCTGCAGCCCATTACCCGGTATGAGTTGGATGCGGCCATTTTGTTTTCTGATATTTTAACCATTCCCGATGCCATGGGCATGGGCGTGAGTATCATCGAACAGCGGGGACCGGTCTTTGCGAAAACCATTCAATCGGCGGCTGACGTTGAGGAATTGCCGTCCATCGATCCGGGCAGTGAGCTGAAGTATGTCATGGACGCAGTCCAGTTGATTAAATCCTCCCTGGCAGGCCGCCTGCCGCTCATCGGTTTCTCCGGCAGCCCGTTTACCCTGGCAACGTACATGGTGGAAGGGCAGGCGACTCATGCCTTTTATGCCATTAAAAAAATGCTTTACAGCGCTCCGGAGGTCCTGCACCGGCTGCTTACCAAATTAACAGTCTCCATTCAGTCTTACCTGCACGCACAAATCAGCCACGGTGTGGATGCGGTCATGGTTTTTGATACCTGGGGCGGGGTGCTTTCAACGCGGGATTACCAACAGTTTTCGTTGGTTTATATGCAGAACATCGTCCATTATCTTAAACACCATGCCCCGGATATTCCCATCATTCTTTTTACCAAAGGCGGGGGGGGATGGTTGGAGACTATCGCGGAAACGGGTTGCCAGTGTGTGGGGCTGGATTGGACCACGGACATTAATGACGCGAAACGCCGCGTAGGAAAGCAGGTTTCCTTGCAGGGTAATCTCGATCCCGTGACCTTATTGGCACCTCCCTCTGTAATAATCGAAAAAACCAAACAATTACTGGACGATTACGGTGAGGGATCTGGCCATGTTTTTAATCTCGGCCACGGCATCCTTCCTCACATTCCGCCTGAACACGTCACGGCACTGGTTGAAACAGTCAATGACTACAGCCGAAAGTTTCATAACAATCGAATGTGA